One Triticum urartu cultivar G1812 unplaced genomic scaffold, Tu2.1 TuUngrouped_contig_5182, whole genome shotgun sequence DNA window includes the following coding sequences:
- the LOC125528885 gene encoding ruvB-like protein 1, translating into MRIEEVQSTSKKQRIATHTHIKGLGLDANGTAIGMSAGFVGQAEAREACGLVVDMIRQKKMAGRALLLAGPPATGKTALALGISQELGSKVPFCPMVGSEVYSSEVKKTEVLMENFRRAIGLRIKENKEVYEGEVTELSPEESESSTGGYGKSISHVVIGLKTVKGTKQLKLDPTIYDALIKEKVAVGDVIYIEANSGAVKRVGRCDAFATEYDLEAEEYVPIPKGEVHKKKEIVQDVTLHDLDAANAQPQGGQDILSLMGQMMKSRKTEITEKLRQEINKVVNRYIDEGIAELVPGVLFIDEVHMLDIECFSYLNRALESPLSPIVILATNRGICTVRGTDMTSPHGIPVDLLDRLVIVRTQIYGPIEMIQILAIRAQVEEIEIDEDSLAFLGEVGQQTSLRHAIQLLSPASVVAKANGRDKICKADLEEVRVLYLDAKSSAQLLHHQQGSYIT; encoded by the exons ATGAGGATCGAGGAGGTGCAGTCGACGTCGAAGAAGCAGCGCATCGCCACCCACACCCACATCAAGGGCCTCGGCCTCGAC GCCAATGGTACGGCGATAGGGATGTCGGCGGGGTTCGTGGGGCAGGCGGAGGCGAGGGAGGCGTGCGGGCTGGTGGTCGACATGATCCGCCAGAAGAAAATGGCTGGACGCGCGCTGCTCCTTGCCGGCCCACCTGCCACCGGCAAGACCGCACTCGCTCTCGGCATCTCCCAGGAGCTGGGCAGCAAG GTCCCTTTCTGTCCTATGGTAGGATCAGAAGTGTACTCTTCAGAGGTCAAGAAAACTGAGGTGCTGATGGAAAATTTTCGTAGAGCTATAGGTTTGCGTATAAAGGAAAACAAAGAAGTCTATGAAGGAGAG GTTACAGAGCTTTCCCCAGAAGAATCTGAGAGTTCAACTGGTGGATATGGGAAAAGCATTAGCCATGTAGTAATTGGCCTGAAGACTGTAAAAGGGACTAAGCAACTAAAGTTAGATCCTACAATTTATGATGCTTTAATCAAGGAAAAG GTGGCAGTCGGCGATGTTATATACATTGAAGCTAACAGTGGTGCAGTGAAAAGAGTTGGCAGATGTGATGCTTTTGCTACAGAATACGATCTTGAAGCAGAGGAGTATGTGCCAATTCCCAAAGGGGAAGTCCACAAGAAAAAAGAAATAGTGCAG GACGTTACACTGCATGACCTTGACGCCGCAAATGCCCAGCCGCAAGGAGGCCAAGATATTTTGTCCCTTATGGGCCAGATGATGAAGTCACGGAAGACTGAAATCACTGAGAAGCTGCGCCAAGAGATCAATAAG GTGGTTAACAGATATATTGACGAAGGTATTGCAGAGCTTGTACCTGGTGTGCTGTTCATTGATGAG GTTCACATGCTGGACATTGAGTGCTTCTCTTATCTTAATCGTGCTCTTGAGAGCCCATTATCGCCAATTGTAATACTTGCTACAAACAGAGGAATATGTACTGTAAG GGGAACTGACATGACAAGTCCCCATGGTATCCCAGTCGACCTCCTAGATAGGTTGGTTATCGTACGGACACAGATATATGGCCCTATCGAGATGATCCAG ATATTAGCTATTAGAGCACAAGTGGAGGAGATTGAAATTGATGAAGACAGTCTTGCATTTCTAGGAGAGGTTGGGCAGCAGACATCTTTGAG ACATGCTATTCAGTTGCTATCACCTGCTAGCGTAGTTGCCAAGGCTAATGGGAGAGACAAGATCTGCAAG GCTGATCTCGAAGAAGTTCGTGTTCTGTATTTGGACGCAAAGTCCTCTGCTCAGTTGCTTCATCATCAGCAGGGAAGTTACATCACCTAA